CTTCTTGATTCTTAGTTTGGTTTCCAAGTATATGAGAAACTGGACACCTAAAAAGAGAAGTCTTCACGCTCGTCTCTTTCCAAAGCATGGACTTTGCTCCTTTTGCCTCCCAAAACATGGCAGGTACCAAGCAATCCAGCACTTCAAACTTTAAGATGCCGTCATCTGGGAAGAAATGCTACACTTTCTATTACTGTTGAACTGGAAAATTTAGTGGTGCAATCTTCTGAAGAAGCCTTCCACTTCAGgtaaagaaaagattttgttctcaaaaaaacccaaaaaaaaacacaaacaaacacataacaaaacaaaccaaaaaaaaaaaccactattaCCCCATTTTATCTATAAGCAAAAGGTGTACATGCATACACCCCACTCATTTAAGTGTTGTGGCTGATAACTTAATTACCTTAAGGTggaggggcaggggagaggaggagtgTATTTCAGGTCCAGCAATCAGCCTCTGAAAACTGAAGGTAAAATCCCTTACAGAGCCAGGAGAAGTGTCATCCACGTACCATCCCCCCGCAGTGACTGATGAGGCCAAATTTCCTCCACAGCACAGAGGgaacacattttaaacacaCTGGATGTTTCACATGTATTACttaacacttaaaaatacacatttcccGATTTCAACCATGACCTAATAATTATTCAGTGGAGATCTCCAGTGGAAATAAGTGCCAGGCACATATTTAATTGGACAGCTGCATTTTTTGACCGTTGTGTCAAGTTCTACTCTCAAATATACTTGTGCAGAGTAATTCAATTAGGGCTTAAAGTAACACAGGCACTGTTGAATTacataattaataataataaatcatgtATTTGCAACAGATTATGACAGCAGGTATTCCAAAGGCAATGATCGTAGTATTTTGCAATGACATGGGAGAGTATAAAACAGGTACATGTTTATTCCTTTTATAGGTTTCTTGACCCCTTTGTAGTTGTTTCAACTTCACTGATAGGTGACTTCAGCATTGGTGAGAGATCTGAAGCTATTCTTAGACTGTGGCAGCAAGCCTGAAGGGATTTTACTGGCAGGTTTTACACGCCTTGCTATTGAGACCCAGTCACTTAATTTATTTCCCTGTTAGATGAGCAATGACAAGACTGAAAACCAGAGCACAAGTAAGCTCCTCAAACCAGGAACAAGAACAGAGAAGCAACTAATTGTTATCATCGCCCCTTGAAATGCTCCAGCTATCACTTTAAAGCacaaaggtggaaaaaatgGATTATTAGCAAATTTACACCTTACATCTTTGTTTCTGGATTCTGTCTTTCCCTGTGGTCAAACACAGGAGCTTGAGTACTGAGTACAAGACTTCAATGAGTTcacagggctcctgcagctggggctcgaaaaggcagaggaggaagggtAAGATGAAACCAACAGCGCTAGACACTGACTAGGGAGACAAAAGCAACTTCTCTTGTTGAAAGCTGTTGAAACGTTTTGGCACAGATgcttcaatttttcattttcagttcatttgtAGATTTAATTTAACTTGAAAAGAGATGCTCAACTCCAAACTTAAACATTTCATTCTGTGTAAAATCATACTTCCCATTTGAATGCAAATGCATTTCCTACTTCCTATTTTTATGTCCCAGGAGCAAAATAAAGCACGCGAAAAGCCCAAAACTGCAGGCCATTTTCACTATGAGCTAACACACCCAAGGAAGGCAAATTCTTCCAGTAAGGCAGAAATACTTCGGTGTTCTCCTGTAATGGTCTCATCACAAGGTGTTGAGTTTgtgggaaggcaggcaggcacaaGGCCATCCAGGATAACCTGGGCTGCTGAGGTCTTCCTCCCCAAATTCAGCAACAGTTTTGCCATCAGCATCAAGCAGAATGGGGGCCAGGCTCACATCACTGTTTTtacctcctctccttcccaatACTAGGCAAAAAAGATGCATACACAAAGAGAAAGGCCTTTAGGTTTCAGTAGAAGTGCAAAACCAGTCTAGCATGAATGACTGTGAGCACGCAGGGGAAAAACACGactgctttatattttatataagatATGAATAGTAGCTTCAGCCCCGATGGCTTCAGCTGCTAATGCCCATGTAACAACAGTGTTAAGAACATGGTATCTTTCTgagggaaaataagaaaaaaaaagagttacaCCACTATTTAAGTGACTGATATAGCTTCTGTACAAAGAAGTGATTAAGTCTTTGCTTCTGAAGAGCTGAATTGAAAATGATACCAATCTTCATTTGTGACAAGAAACACTCCCTATTAAAGGAAGTAGCAGAGAGACACAAAAGGAGGCACAGAGCTCTTAAAAACCCCGTAAAGCCCCAGTGCTCTCCTGTCAGTCAGTTTATATTGGTCtgctacattaaaaataaatcagaccACCTCTTTTTAACCGGAGCCTAATAAGGCACCCTATACATACATTTATCTATAGACCAGTCTGGCCTTTGGAAACGGTGCAGGAGTTTATCTGCGACTGAAAAAGACTGGGGCACCTAACCCTAAATACACCCGGGGCCACGCCGCTACCCGGCGAGCAGTAAGCCCGGGCTGAAACCCAACCCCGTGCTGCCGATCGGGTTCCCCCCACAACGTGACACCGCGCCACGAGCGGGGCGGCTGCGGGCCGCCAGGCCGCACCAAAGATGGAGAATGTGGCACCGGGTCAGCGGGACGCGGAGTTGGCCGGCGCGGCTAGCAACCGGTGTTTGCAAACACAACACGGGATCAGATGGGCCGCAATAAATTAGGACTGGACtgcagcaagagagaaaaaccacttgaagggaaaaaaaaaataaaatagaaagagaCAGGCAAAGAGCTACCCCCGGCCTCTTTTTGGTGTCTGCACCCACAGGCGTGCAGGCCCACCGGGTGTCAGCTCCTGGGTTACTAAAGCATGAGGGAAAAGTAAAAACTGAACAGATCAGTGAAACTGAATAATGAATGCTTCCAGTACCACTCCTTAGGctctctttcagtttctgaTCCCTTCTAAATGCTGCTTTACCATGAGCTGAGCACACTTTGAGCCACACTTCAAAGACAGGGAGGGAGGTAAGGTGACAGCAGGAGCACTCTTGTTTTTGTATCTTCTCCCTTCTGCACTTCCCCAGGTGAGGTCTGCTCTAGCCCTGCCAATTACTACACCCAGAAAGCAAGGGATTTGGCTTCCTTTGTCTCCCAACACAGTTCCAGGTCTGCTGGCAGAAACAGCTCAAGGAGGGGATTTCTCCTAAGCAGGTCTTTGAAATAGATGCTTACATTTCTCAGTAGCTGAAGACCAAAAATGGCCCAAGTAATCCCATGAGCAACCAGTTAAACCCATCGTAGCACCCAGAAAGCAGTGGTCAGCCTGGGAaggtgggagcaggggctgcccacgACCTGCCCACAGGGCCCATCAGCTCCATGGCCCCATTTCAGTAGGCGCCTCCTATGTCAGGGGCAGAAGAACTGCCAGTTTGtggtggcaggagctgcagtgttttcagagaaacataGAGAAGTGGGGTGCTGAAGATGCCTGCCTTCTAAGGGCAGGAAGACTTCCAGACTACACAACACAAGCCATATGCCTGGCTGCAACAGAATGAGTACCATCAGAGAGAGGAGACCTCAGGGACGAGACCTCTGCGAAGCACCTCTTCTCTCTGTCACACAGATAAAGGGCACCGTCTGACCCGAGACACTCAAAAGCATACTGTGAACCTGCAGCAAGTGTTAGTCAACCCAGCATGACCCAACACTTGCTGTGAGTTAGAAGAAAGTTCAGTGCAATTTTAAGTTTCCACAAGATCTAGCCGAAGACGAGTACCTCACTGAACTCTTAGCTCCTAGAAGCGTATGAAactaaacagagaaaatgagctAAACCATTAGCCCAATCCATACTTCTGCCACACCATGCAAGGTAGTTTTTCCTGTAAAAGTTACTACTTTGAAGTGAATTAAATACATACAGTATGAGGTATTCAACAACTCCCACAGTTTCTCAGTACCATAGCCAATCTCTATCAACTATGCCTCCAAATGGCATAAATACCCAGGGGGTAAAGAGCTTTAATCTAGAGGACAGCATCATTATAAATAGGAGATAGGAGCTACAgaataaagggaagaaaggaaaagtgtcCTTGGATGCTGCCTTAATTGGTGGGACACATTCCCCCCCTTTGAACATTAATGGATAGGCCAAAGAACTCATTAAAACACAAGCCTttcaagtaggaaaaaaaatacatatgaaagTGTGCATCCATACATACACATGAACACTAACTACCCTTTCAGACCCCTTTTTAGAGGAGTATCTCCCTCTGTCTGTTATTCTGACCTTATACCACCAAAACAAGGCTTGACTGCTCCTCAAGTTTTGTCAACTGGTCCATGATGCAATGCCCTAGACTAAGCAGCCtcctttgtctttatttttcccttcttttgctCTCCCCATTGCCCATCCCTAGCACCTAGGAGTTCAATTTTATATAGACTAAAATAAGTCTGCTAAGTAAAGGTCAATCTGGTGACTAAGAGAGAAGTATGCCCTCCTGGACTTCTGCCCCTCAGGCtataaatatttagagaaaacaGTTGGGGAAATTCTTTGTCTACACAGACAGACACCAGGAAGCatgtttccttcttctcccagctcccacccccTCCACTGCTCAAGGACAACAGTCAGAGAAAGGGGAGCATCTCCCCACTGCTGCGCTTCCAGCTCCATGATCTGGCCATGGAAGACATTTGCTTTGCCACTCGTGTGCCACTCGAGGCACACAGCGCTTCCTAGAGATAAACAGCCACAGTGAGTGTTCAACCCCCAGCAAAGAGTACAGCCAAATACATGCACAGCATGTGGGTCAAAGAGGGGGGTTACCTTTTAGGACTAGGGGTTCCTTGCCTTCTCGCTTGAGTGACTCCAGCACTATATGGAGTGGCTGGGAAGGCATTACTCTGCTTGGCTCATTGGTATTCTCATCATAAACTAtgatttctttggaaaagatCCTCTTGAAAGAGTCCTTGCCTTCCCGGCAGGAGATCAAGTCCAAGACGGTGATCTTGCCCTGCTGGAGCCTTCTCCGGCTGATCTTGTCAGCACAGTTAATGTGGACAGCCCCTTGAATGTGGCTTTTGTTATACTCCATGAACGGCCTGCAGTCAATGATGACAGGCCCTTGGTTCTGTTGGTGGCTCTTGCTGCATTTGGTCATCTTCTTCGCCAGATCGTTGGGGTAAATGATTTTGATGCTAGCTAGCTGCTTGGTGGTGCCCGAGACCGGGCTCCCCACTCCACCCAGGGGGCTCAAGTTGCCGGCGTTCTCATTGCTGTTGACCATTTGGTTGGCGGGGCAGGCTGTGGGGGCTCCGGCGCTGCTGGTGCTCGCTTGAGTTTGGGCCTGAGTGTCCTTGTCGTACGTTGCCACAGTGCAGCAACTGGCACTGCTGCATCCACAACTCAGGGAGCGTGCAGAGCCGTTGGATGAGGGCATATACGTGAGATTAGCAGTCTTTAGGGACACGACAGCTGCGCTGAGCAGACTGGAGTGGCTCTCGCTGGCAGAGGAGGCAGGTTCAAGATAGCTAGAGTCTAAACAAAGGTTGAGATCCTGAGGTCTCACTGGCCTCGAAAGTGCCACCACTACCCTGTCGTCTAAAGGAGACGGAGGCATGAGGAGGCTGAGGACTAGCGAATTAGGAAGAACTCAAGATCaccctgcaaaagaaaaaaaaaaaaaaaaaaaaaaaaggagggggaatggggagaagaaaaaggtgaTGAAAACAGATCATGAAATCACATAAGCCTCCTGATACTACAAACCACTCCATCAATACCTGTTACCCACAGGTTAACAGTCCCTTCCAACAGCTACCAGCCTGCAGTAGCTGTTGAAGAGCCCTTCCAGTCCCACAGCAAGTACTCCAGCTCCTTGCATGCGTGCGAGTGGAATGCCAAGTGCATGCAGCTCCCGTGGACTGTGCTGCTacacccgggggggggggggaggcattTGTATCCATACAGATGGTGCTGAGCTATTCTGAAACCCCAGGCATGCACCCGATGAAGAGGCACACTCTCGTTTCCTTGCAGTAAGCAAAGGAAACAACTCTGGGACCGactctgctgctgggagcagcataCAGGAGCCAAACGTCTCAGTGGCAATACGCGACTCTTCCAGCAAGCAGAAATAAGATTAACTTTTCAGTAAATGATCAGGGACAAACTCAAATGCAaagttcagagaaaataaaaaaaaaaagggaggggaaagggggttCTGGGGACCTTTACAGAATGTGGGTTCATGCCTGGCTCTCCCACCTGCCTGGAGGGGCTACAGCAGCCCCAGGCCCAGGCTT
The nucleotide sequence above comes from Aythya fuligula isolate bAytFul2 chromosome 3, bAytFul2.pri, whole genome shotgun sequence. Encoded proteins:
- the DUSP10 gene encoding dual specificity protein phosphatase 10, whose protein sequence is MPPSPLDDRVVVALSRPVRPQDLNLCLDSSYLEPASSASESHSSLLSAAVVSLKTANLTYMPSSNGSARSLSCGCSSASCCTVATYDKDTQAQTQASTSSAGAPTACPANQMVNSNENAGNLSPLGGVGSPVSGTTKQLASIKIIYPNDLAKKMTKCSKSHQQNQGPVIIDCRPFMEYNKSHIQGAVHINCADKISRRRLQQGKITVLDLISCREGKDSFKRIFSKEIIVYDENTNEPSRVMPSQPLHIVLESLKREGKEPLVLKGGLSGFRQNHENLCDNSLQLQECPEGGGGSGASAVPPTLPQSIPTTPDIENAELTPILPFLFLGNEHDAQDLEKMQRMNIGYVINVTTHLPLYHYEKGMFNYKRLPATDSNKQNLRQYFEEAFEFIEEAHQCGKGLLIHCQAGVSRSATIVIAYLMKHTRMTMTDAYKFVKGKRPIISPNLNFMGQLLEFEEDLNNGVTPRILTPKLIGVETVV